Proteins encoded in a region of the Halorubrum hochsteinianum genome:
- a CDS encoding DUF7558 family protein: protein MQQTLVGCAFCDAPSGTEPGEAHTWGQDERVTHPICVDCAIQTEPDPDERDHVACDGCGLVVDTLAALTRFRVELGHLEGPIQLCARCNPGGLATYWTRDLEEHLVEQ from the coding sequence ATGCAGCAGACCCTCGTCGGCTGTGCGTTCTGTGATGCCCCGTCCGGTACCGAGCCTGGCGAGGCCCACACCTGGGGGCAAGACGAGCGGGTCACTCACCCGATCTGTGTCGACTGCGCGATTCAGACGGAGCCGGATCCTGACGAGCGCGATCACGTCGCCTGTGACGGCTGTGGGCTGGTCGTCGACACGCTCGCGGCACTCACCCGGTTCCGGGTCGAACTGGGGCATCTTGAAGGCCCGATTCAGCTGTGCGCCCGCTGTAATCCGGGCGGGCTTGCGACGTACTGGACACGAGATCTCGAGGAGCATCTTGTTGAGCAGTAG
- a CDS encoding MarR family transcriptional regulator, with amino-acid sequence MPIDIETFESSPEDRLQHSGETNADRVMRFLATHPEQAFTQSEIRDATDVKAGSISVVLSRLEDRGLVRHKGNYWALGEVDNVAAYASMLESTRAANDRFGEEDMDEWLEHAVDDADEATE; translated from the coding sequence ATGCCCATCGACATCGAGACCTTCGAATCCTCCCCCGAAGACCGGCTCCAGCACTCCGGAGAGACGAACGCAGACCGCGTGATGCGATTCCTCGCCACCCATCCCGAGCAGGCGTTCACGCAGAGCGAGATTCGTGACGCAACTGACGTCAAAGCGGGGAGTATCAGCGTCGTCCTCTCCCGGCTCGAAGATCGCGGGCTCGTCCGGCACAAGGGCAACTACTGGGCGCTCGGTGAGGTCGATAACGTCGCCGCGTACGCCAGTATGCTCGAGAGCACGCGAGCAGCCAACGACCGCTTCGGTGAGGAGGACATGGACGAGTGGTTGGAACACGCCGTCGACGACGCGGACGAGGCGACTGAATGA
- a CDS encoding type II toxin-antitoxin system PemK/MazF family toxin — MSYQRGDVVWGPDPFKSGENPRPWLILNNDMHPFGNEEYMTVTLTTTPHDEGIPLDDANWVEGGMPRQSYASPWAVASPKHAAIVRRQGRLEESFVQTIVDALGTYLEPPAEE; from the coding sequence ATGAGCTATCAGCGCGGGGATGTCGTCTGGGGGCCGGACCCGTTCAAGTCCGGAGAGAACCCTCGTCCGTGGCTCATCCTCAACAACGACATGCATCCATTCGGTAACGAGGAGTACATGACGGTCACACTCACGACGACGCCCCACGACGAGGGGATTCCCCTCGACGACGCCAACTGGGTCGAGGGCGGGATGCCCAGGCAGAGCTACGCCTCGCCGTGGGCCGTCGCGTCGCCAAAGCACGCCGCGATTGTTCGACGCCAAGGCCGCCTCGAGGAGTCGTTCGTCCAGACCATCGTCGACGCACTCGGAACGTATCTCGAACCACCGGCCGAGGAATGA
- a CDS encoding CARDB domain-containing protein — MNRRGLLISIGAFTALSGCAGVPGDSSGSPESSTSTTGTSSTTEAESVETTEETDTPAPAEINVQNIDVNPPETYPGESTTITVELVNDGGSTGSRDVELLVDGDPYTVKSVRLESGSGTQVQFQLSLDTPGTHELAVGDQAVDFSVLSVTEVGGVIDNDTRWSASDSPFVVTSTVQVREGVSLTIEPGATVLAGDSLDDDSMFLMHGEITAKGSSNNSITFDGRDGRSTFFEAENSPPDAFLDAEYCTIRNGGPFWMRGWGGFHLRRSRLENVGASYVWYPYRGSTAEYETSRTEIRVEYNEFINSGGFAVGTGDRYDDKTVQVLIRHNVFDRGRSATYGGLINNWTSYGSSETIVEYNSFLNMTDEIVLKLPEGYEDAALTGTNNYWGTTNTDTIEGMIFDSNDNINSAGEIPFEPVLEEPHPDTPSL; from the coding sequence ATGAATCGGCGAGGACTCTTGATTTCTATTGGTGCTTTCACCGCCCTATCTGGCTGTGCCGGTGTTCCCGGGGACAGTTCTGGGTCTCCTGAATCCTCCACATCGACCACGGGGACAAGCAGCACTACAGAGGCTGAGTCGGTAGAAACAACCGAGGAAACTGATACCCCAGCCCCGGCAGAAATTAACGTACAGAATATCGATGTCAATCCGCCAGAAACGTATCCGGGCGAATCCACGACAATAACTGTCGAATTAGTCAACGACGGAGGATCCACTGGTTCTCGTGATGTCGAATTACTCGTCGATGGAGATCCGTATACAGTAAAATCTGTCCGATTAGAAAGTGGATCTGGTACTCAAGTTCAATTCCAGCTCAGTCTAGACACCCCCGGAACGCACGAATTAGCAGTCGGTGACCAAGCAGTCGACTTTTCAGTACTGTCAGTGACTGAGGTCGGTGGTGTTATTGACAACGATACGCGGTGGTCGGCAAGCGATAGTCCATTCGTAGTCACATCGACGGTGCAGGTCCGGGAGGGCGTGTCATTAACGATTGAACCCGGTGCTACAGTGCTAGCTGGCGATTCACTCGATGACGATTCGATGTTCTTGATGCACGGGGAGATTACCGCGAAGGGGTCGTCGAATAACTCGATCACGTTTGATGGTCGGGATGGGCGGTCAACGTTTTTTGAGGCTGAAAATTCACCCCCGGACGCATTCCTTGATGCTGAGTACTGTACGATTAGGAACGGCGGACCGTTTTGGATGCGTGGTTGGGGAGGATTCCATCTTCGACGGTCTCGGTTAGAAAACGTTGGAGCGTCGTACGTGTGGTATCCGTACCGTGGTTCAACGGCAGAATATGAGACCTCGCGGACTGAAATCCGTGTTGAGTATAACGAATTCATCAACTCTGGTGGTTTTGCTGTGGGCACTGGTGACCGGTACGATGACAAAACGGTCCAGGTTCTTATTCGACATAACGTGTTTGACAGGGGGCGGAGTGCGACATATGGTGGTTTGATTAACAATTGGACTAGTTACGGCTCCTCAGAAACTATTGTTGAGTATAATTCGTTCCTCAATATGACGGATGAGATTGTGTTGAAACTTCCTGAAGGGTACGAAGATGCAGCACTAACGGGGACGAATAACTACTGGGGGACAACGAATACAGATACAATTGAAGGTATGATTTTCGATAGTAACGATAATATCAACTCAGCTGGGGAGATCCCGTTTGAGCCGGTTTTAGAGGAGCCACACCCGGATACACCGTCTTTGTGA
- a CDS encoding DNA-binding protein — protein sequence MSSNNASGKVVSVDEQAFEKAGGQAVDEDGFPVVDETPEFEAAVEQETQAKVDANHPDGIADTSQDQIHGVTLEQEERIRAREAELERISAQAELGTQDGREQRTREVVSEQCGRDEPAPAERTDPREKLTQEELAAVNEQAMRISDEVKGGWSRAVVAKQLAEKVQRGRDVTKAVLETLEELKAAPGAIVPIADVPDVPVGEVTVEGTVSELWDPSSPAIAQVGLIEDESGRTKFTIWEKSKKTVVREGQTVRFRAVKKNWYQGRCSLAITGWSRIEFPERGRWWEE from the coding sequence ATGTCTAGTAACAACGCTAGCGGAAAGGTCGTTTCGGTCGATGAACAGGCATTCGAGAAAGCGGGCGGTCAGGCGGTCGATGAAGACGGCTTCCCAGTCGTCGACGAGACGCCGGAGTTCGAGGCGGCGGTCGAGCAGGAGACGCAGGCGAAGGTGGATGCAAACCACCCGGACGGGATCGCGGACACGAGCCAGGATCAGATTCACGGTGTCACCCTCGAACAGGAAGAGCGCATTCGGGCGCGGGAAGCCGAACTGGAGCGCATCAGTGCCCAGGCCGAGCTGGGAACGCAGGACGGTCGCGAGCAGCGCACGCGAGAGGTCGTCAGCGAGCAGTGTGGTCGCGACGAGCCGGCGCCGGCGGAGCGCACGGATCCCCGAGAGAAGCTGACGCAAGAGGAACTCGCGGCGGTCAACGAGCAGGCGATGCGGATCAGCGACGAAGTGAAGGGCGGCTGGTCGAGAGCGGTCGTCGCGAAGCAGCTGGCTGAGAAGGTGCAGCGCGGGCGGGACGTCACGAAGGCGGTGCTGGAGACCCTCGAAGAGCTGAAGGCGGCGCCGGGGGCGATCGTGCCCATCGCGGACGTGCCGGACGTCCCAGTCGGTGAGGTGACGGTCGAAGGCACAGTGAGCGAACTCTGGGATCCTAGTTCCCCAGCAATCGCCCAAGTCGGACTCATCGAAGACGAAAGCGGGCGTACGAAATTCACGATCTGGGAGAAGAGCAAGAAGACGGTGGTTCGAGAAGGGCAGACAGTCCGGTTCAGAGCGGTCAAGAAAAATTGGTACCAAGGACGGTGCAGTCTCGCCATCACGGGCTGGAGCAGGATCGAGTTCCCAGAGCGCGGCCGGTGGTGGGAAGAGTAG
- a CDS encoding argonaute/piwi family protein, which yields MNEFTAEVLDEPGLMFADGEDSIDPRVGLMKYGPRTPSGKSEHQVINVGYIGSGRSLGGLEKLFKDMELAITADEDKSKRWKPPFPGLGERSPLNFTFNTQKRWRQTITRGEIRDLKQIRSRKDRLEEAVEIIKINLEVLYAKETPPDVVFIAIPEAMWDACTPSHQDHARMQSETSDFHNRIKLLGMEVGLPTQLMQPKTLRGEGVQDKSEIAWNIAVGTLYKAQRGHPWKLTELEDGTCFAGISFYKERGGDQSRTRTAMAQVFLETGENFILRGDPVEGEKHGPGNNHLAEDDAKQLVKKILRHYRSHKKTEPRRLVLHKRSEFWEEEREGFIKGAGNIELMDFVTVRERHPVRALSSGIYPALRGTMVSAPNNEEHYLYTKGYIPALSTYPASNIPEPIVVKPDPEVSDSSPQKLCREMLAFTKLDWNTSDFCTKLPVTIGISDAVGNILAEAEAQNTSLDIHYYHYM from the coding sequence ATGAACGAGTTCACCGCCGAAGTCCTCGACGAACCCGGCTTGATGTTCGCTGACGGCGAGGACTCCATCGACCCCCGAGTCGGATTGATGAAATACGGACCAAGAACTCCATCCGGCAAATCCGAACACCAGGTAATCAACGTCGGATACATCGGGTCTGGCCGGTCTCTCGGCGGCCTCGAGAAACTGTTCAAGGACATGGAGCTGGCGATCACCGCCGACGAGGACAAGTCGAAGCGGTGGAAACCACCGTTCCCCGGCCTCGGCGAACGGTCACCGCTGAACTTCACGTTCAACACGCAGAAGCGGTGGCGGCAGACGATTACTCGAGGCGAGATCCGGGACCTGAAACAAATCCGCAGCCGGAAAGACCGGTTGGAAGAAGCGGTCGAGATCATCAAGATCAACCTTGAAGTCCTGTACGCCAAGGAAACGCCGCCTGACGTCGTGTTCATCGCGATTCCAGAAGCGATGTGGGACGCATGCACTCCATCCCACCAGGACCATGCCCGGATGCAGTCAGAGACCAGCGACTTCCACAACCGGATCAAGCTGCTAGGGATGGAAGTCGGGTTGCCGACGCAGCTGATGCAGCCGAAGACCCTCCGCGGTGAGGGCGTCCAGGACAAGTCCGAGATCGCATGGAACATCGCGGTTGGAACACTGTACAAGGCGCAACGCGGCCATCCCTGGAAACTAACCGAGCTGGAGGACGGAACGTGCTTCGCCGGGATATCCTTCTACAAAGAGCGAGGCGGAGACCAATCCCGGACACGGACAGCTATGGCCCAAGTCTTCCTGGAGACAGGGGAGAACTTCATCCTTCGAGGCGACCCCGTCGAAGGAGAGAAGCACGGCCCAGGGAACAACCACCTCGCAGAAGACGACGCCAAGCAACTGGTAAAGAAGATTCTCAGGCACTACCGTAGCCACAAAAAGACTGAGCCGCGACGACTGGTGCTTCACAAGCGGTCGGAGTTCTGGGAAGAGGAGCGAGAGGGCTTCATCAAAGGTGCCGGGAACATCGAGTTGATGGACTTCGTCACGGTCCGAGAACGGCACCCAGTCCGGGCCTTGAGTTCCGGGATTTATCCGGCGCTTCGAGGCACGATGGTCTCCGCACCGAACAACGAGGAGCACTACCTGTACACGAAGGGGTACATCCCGGCTTTGTCGACGTATCCGGCCTCGAACATCCCGGAGCCGATCGTGGTCAAGCCGGATCCAGAGGTCAGTGACTCATCGCCACAGAAGCTGTGCCGAGAAATGCTGGCGTTCACGAAACTGGACTGGAACACTTCGGATTTCTGCACGAAGCTTCCGGTTACAATCGGAATCTCAGATGCCGTTGGGAACATTCTGGCTGAAGCTGAAGCTCAAAACACCAGTCTGGACATCCATTACTACCATTATATGTAG
- a CDS encoding transcription initiation factor IIB, protein MATRDIYESGFDEDVRTESSANQCPECDGRVTTNAVETVCEDCGLVINEQRIDHGPEWRAYDDEECERTGAPLTAARHDRGLSTEIGRGTDAKGNELSGQKRQRLARMRREQTRGRWRSKAERNLAHGLGEVRRLASALELSNSVRDQACQLFRSAQNEDLLRGRSIEAIAAASVYGACRCNGLSRLVDDVSEMARVAESRVTNAYKTLNEELGLPAEPVSPSMFVPRLASDLKCPNEIRQRARALAEQAEERGVTTGVHPAGFAAACLYKAGREEGRWLTQSEAADVANASKATVRAHRDTLEEQVA, encoded by the coding sequence ATGGCAACCAGAGACATCTACGAGAGCGGATTCGACGAAGACGTCCGAACGGAATCGAGTGCGAACCAGTGTCCTGAGTGCGACGGCCGGGTCACCACGAACGCGGTCGAAACGGTCTGCGAGGACTGTGGCCTGGTCATCAACGAACAGCGTATCGATCACGGGCCGGAGTGGCGGGCGTACGACGACGAGGAGTGCGAACGAACGGGCGCTCCACTCACTGCGGCCCGCCACGATCGCGGCCTGTCGACGGAGATCGGTCGCGGTACCGACGCGAAGGGGAACGAACTCTCGGGGCAGAAGCGACAGCGACTCGCGCGGATGCGCCGTGAGCAGACCCGTGGTCGCTGGCGGTCGAAAGCGGAACGGAATCTCGCACACGGACTGGGCGAAGTGCGTCGGTTGGCGAGTGCCCTCGAACTCTCCAATTCGGTCCGCGACCAGGCGTGTCAGCTCTTCCGGAGCGCCCAGAACGAGGATCTGCTTCGTGGCAGATCCATCGAGGCCATCGCCGCGGCCAGCGTCTACGGGGCATGTCGGTGCAACGGCCTCTCGCGGTTGGTGGACGACGTCAGCGAGATGGCCCGCGTCGCAGAGTCACGGGTCACGAACGCGTACAAAACGCTGAACGAAGAGCTGGGCCTCCCCGCTGAGCCCGTCTCCCCCAGCATGTTCGTGCCGCGACTCGCCTCGGACCTCAAGTGTCCGAACGAAATCCGACAGCGGGCCCGAGCCCTCGCGGAACAGGCCGAGGAGCGCGGCGTCACGACGGGCGTTCATCCGGCCGGGTTCGCCGCGGCCTGCCTCTACAAGGCCGGTCGCGAAGAGGGGCGATGGCTGACGCAATCCGAGGCCGCGGACGTGGCGAACGCCTCGAAGGCGACTGTTCGGGCGCACCGGGATACGTTGGAGGAACAGGTCGCCTGA
- the nrdR gene encoding transcriptional regulator NrdR gives MNCPDCGNERTRVIDTGTSADGTSVRRRRECQRCSFRFTTYERPEWESLQVKKRDGTIESFDRQKLRAGIERAVEKREVAETTVTALVDDIESELQGREARIVSSSLIGELVSENLRTLDKVAYIRFVSVYKAFSEPQEFLRELDAVLDAELDDFEASNSSL, from the coding sequence ATGAACTGCCCGGACTGCGGGAACGAGCGAACACGCGTCATCGATACAGGGACCAGTGCCGACGGAACCTCCGTCCGACGGCGCCGCGAATGTCAACGCTGTTCGTTCCGCTTTACGACCTACGAACGTCCGGAGTGGGAGTCACTCCAGGTGAAAAAACGCGACGGAACCATCGAATCGTTCGACCGACAGAAACTCCGCGCAGGAATCGAGCGAGCCGTTGAGAAGCGCGAGGTGGCCGAGACAACAGTGACTGCTCTCGTCGACGATATCGAGAGCGAACTGCAAGGTCGAGAGGCACGTATCGTCTCTTCGAGTCTCATCGGCGAACTCGTCTCTGAGAACCTCCGTACGCTCGATAAGGTAGCCTACATTCGATTTGTCTCCGTTTACAAAGCATTCTCTGAGCCGCAGGAATTCCTGAGAGAACTTGACGCAGTCTTGGATGCAGAACTCGATGACTTCGAAGCCTCGAACAGCTCACTATGA
- a CDS encoding ribonucleotide-diphosphate reductase subunit beta: MTENKTKGGDPETDIFSERTQLKPYEYPDVLEYKDAIRNSYWVHTEFNFSGDVQDFKVNTTPAEKTVIKRTMLAIAQIEVQVKTFWADIYDEMPKAEIGNVGMTFAESEVRHMDAYSHLLDILGITEDFEEVTDVPAIEKRIDYLDEYLEKSESDDKQEYVMSLLLFSTFVEHVSLFSQFLIMTSFDKHEKKFKGIANAVEATSKEEQIHGLFGVELVETIREENPDLFDEEFEEEIQAASQQAFEAEMKILDWIFDEGELEFLPRAHVDAFLRDRFNQSLENVGVEPIFDPDDDLLEETRWFDEDIMMTKDNDFFSKRSTTYNKHAQSVTAEDMF; the protein is encoded by the coding sequence ATGACTGAAAACAAAACCAAAGGCGGAGATCCGGAGACCGACATTTTCTCCGAACGAACGCAGCTCAAACCGTACGAATACCCCGACGTCCTCGAGTACAAAGACGCGATACGGAACAGCTACTGGGTTCACACGGAGTTCAACTTCTCAGGAGACGTTCAAGACTTCAAGGTCAACACGACTCCAGCCGAGAAAACCGTCATCAAACGGACGATGCTGGCTATCGCGCAAATCGAGGTCCAGGTCAAGACCTTCTGGGCAGACATCTACGACGAGATGCCCAAAGCGGAGATCGGGAACGTCGGTATGACCTTCGCGGAGAGCGAGGTCAGACACATGGACGCGTACAGTCACCTACTCGATATCTTGGGGATCACGGAGGACTTCGAGGAGGTGACTGACGTCCCCGCAATCGAGAAGCGGATCGACTACCTCGACGAGTACCTCGAGAAGAGCGAGAGCGACGACAAACAGGAGTACGTGATGAGTCTCCTGCTGTTCTCCACGTTCGTCGAGCACGTCTCGTTGTTCTCGCAGTTCCTCATTATGACGAGCTTCGACAAACACGAAAAGAAATTCAAGGGGATCGCGAACGCCGTCGAAGCGACCAGCAAGGAGGAGCAGATTCACGGACTGTTCGGTGTCGAACTCGTGGAGACGATTCGGGAGGAGAATCCGGACCTCTTCGACGAGGAGTTCGAGGAGGAGATCCAAGCGGCCAGTCAGCAGGCGTTCGAGGCAGAGATGAAGATACTGGACTGGATCTTCGATGAGGGCGAACTGGAGTTCCTTCCCCGGGCGCACGTCGACGCGTTCCTGCGGGACCGGTTCAATCAGAGCCTCGAAAACGTCGGTGTCGAGCCGATATTTGACCCGGATGATGACCTGCTCGAGGAGACACGGTGGTTCGACGAGGACATCATGATGACAAAGGATAACGACTTCTTCAGCAAGCGGTCGACCACGTACAACAAACACGCACAGAGCGTCACCGCGGAGGACATGTTCTAA
- a CDS encoding ribonucleoside-diphosphate reductase subunit alpha: MAQTEPALDEVNQQHEEPFYWLNEDSRAFLDDGYLIEGVTAEERVREIAERAEEILDDDGFADKFYDYMSRGFYSLASPVWSNFGLDRGLPISCFGSYMEDNMESILYTQAEVGEMTKLGGGTSGYFGEIRPRGSPITNNGKSNGSYSFTELFDTIINVVSQGETRRGQFAGYIDVEHDDLDEWLNIKTEGDPVQDIYYGVIIGDDWFRAMVDGDEEKRETWAEIIETRINIGVPYIIFRDNMNDGKPQVYKDRGYEINGSNLCTEIALPATPDESFVCCLSSMNALHYDEWKDTDAVETLTRFLDAVMEEFIQEAEGTQFMERPVRFAKRHRAIGIGVLGWHSYLQSKMIPFDSMEAMEKNEAIFRTIKERSYEESRRLADEFGEPEVLEGYGRRNATTMSVAPTKSSSVILGQVSPSIEPLKSNYFVRDGAKLKSTQKNRFLETILKERGRDEREVWDSIAQNDGSVQHLDCLTDEEKEVFKTFAEIPQMAIINQAAQRQKHIDQAQSLNVSIDPSEVSVKEINQLYIEAWKKGVKSLYYQHSVNAAQKFSRDILDCKACES; the protein is encoded by the coding sequence ATGGCACAAACAGAACCAGCACTCGACGAGGTCAATCAGCAGCACGAGGAACCGTTTTACTGGCTGAACGAGGACAGCCGGGCGTTCCTCGACGACGGGTACCTGATCGAGGGCGTCACGGCCGAGGAGCGGGTCAGGGAGATCGCGGAGCGGGCCGAAGAGATTCTGGACGACGACGGCTTCGCGGACAAGTTCTACGACTACATGAGTCGGGGCTTCTACAGCCTCGCGAGTCCAGTGTGGTCGAACTTCGGTCTGGACCGAGGCCTGCCCATCAGCTGCTTCGGCAGTTACATGGAGGACAACATGGAGAGCATCCTCTACACGCAGGCCGAAGTGGGCGAGATGACCAAGCTAGGCGGCGGGACCAGCGGATACTTCGGCGAGATCCGCCCCCGAGGCAGCCCGATCACGAACAACGGCAAGAGCAACGGGAGCTACAGCTTCACCGAGCTATTCGACACGATCATCAACGTCGTCAGCCAGGGCGAGACGCGGCGCGGTCAGTTCGCGGGGTACATCGACGTTGAACACGACGACCTAGACGAGTGGCTCAACATCAAGACTGAGGGCGACCCAGTACAGGACATCTACTACGGCGTCATCATCGGTGACGATTGGTTCCGGGCGATGGTCGACGGTGACGAGGAGAAGCGAGAGACGTGGGCAGAGATCATAGAAACGCGGATTAACATCGGTGTCCCGTATATCATCTTCCGGGACAACATGAACGACGGGAAGCCACAGGTCTACAAGGACAGGGGCTACGAGATCAACGGCTCCAACCTGTGTACCGAGATCGCGCTGCCAGCCACGCCGGACGAGAGTTTCGTCTGTTGTCTCTCGTCGATGAACGCGCTCCACTACGACGAGTGGAAGGATACCGACGCAGTAGAGACGCTGACGCGGTTCCTCGACGCCGTCATGGAGGAGTTCATCCAAGAGGCGGAGGGGACGCAGTTCATGGAACGCCCAGTACGGTTTGCGAAACGGCACAGGGCGATCGGCATCGGCGTCCTCGGCTGGCACAGCTACCTCCAGAGCAAGATGATTCCGTTCGACAGCATGGAGGCGATGGAGAAAAACGAGGCAATCTTCCGCACGATCAAGGAGCGAAGTTACGAGGAAAGTCGTCGTCTCGCCGACGAGTTCGGGGAGCCGGAGGTGCTCGAGGGCTACGGTCGTCGGAACGCGACGACGATGAGCGTGGCCCCGACGAAATCCAGCAGTGTCATCCTGGGGCAGGTCAGTCCGAGCATCGAACCGCTGAAATCGAACTACTTCGTCCGCGACGGTGCGAAGCTGAAATCGACGCAGAAGAACCGGTTCCTTGAGACGATATTGAAAGAGCGAGGCAGAGACGAGCGCGAGGTCTGGGACAGCATCGCACAGAACGACGGGAGCGTACAACACCTCGACTGCCTGACCGACGAGGAGAAGGAGGTGTTCAAAACCTTCGCCGAGATCCCACAGATGGCAATCATCAACCAGGCAGCGCAGCGGCAGAAACACATCGATCAGGCACAGAGCCTGAACGTCTCGATCGATCCGAGCGAAGTGAGCGTCAAGGAGATCAACCAGCTCTACATCGAGGCTTGGAAGAAAGGGGTGAAGAGTCTCTACTACCAACACAGCGTGAACGCCGCACAGAAGTTCAGCCGAGACATCCTCGACTGCAAGGCCTGTGAGAGCTGA
- a CDS encoding DUF6735 family protein, producing the protein MGHRALVAYERTDGQYTLHYSHWGAANLKLKRRISAESPFGGDDTDSKWAKQLLAELADGLEADAVDGYLAGENRPSTVVKPKPRATGLTLDEIVADHLDYLHHEAFFVVSTTFEVTAYRTLWFGLQYDSETVEQGETVGNGALATVRWYDGEPVGDGHLQGQFAALKDVVGDMLDKGVFTPSTARQYLKRKLAERVGDRQELLIPTGESPFEKASLNHS; encoded by the coding sequence ATGGGTCACCGCGCACTTGTTGCGTACGAACGGACAGACGGACAGTACACGCTCCACTACAGCCATTGGGGTGCAGCAAACCTCAAGCTCAAGCGCCGAATTTCGGCTGAATCGCCGTTCGGTGGCGACGACACCGACTCCAAGTGGGCGAAACAGTTGCTGGCGGAACTAGCTGATGGCCTCGAAGCAGATGCCGTCGACGGCTACCTCGCCGGCGAGAATCGACCATCGACGGTCGTCAAGCCGAAGCCCCGCGCCACCGGGCTCACCCTCGACGAGATCGTCGCTGACCATCTCGACTACCTCCACCACGAGGCGTTCTTCGTGGTGTCGACGACGTTCGAGGTGACCGCCTATCGGACGCTGTGGTTCGGGCTCCAGTACGACTCGGAGACAGTCGAACAGGGAGAGACGGTCGGGAACGGCGCGCTCGCGACGGTGCGCTGGTACGACGGCGAGCCGGTCGGCGACGGCCACCTGCAGGGCCAGTTCGCAGCCCTCAAAGACGTCGTCGGCGATATGCTCGACAAGGGCGTCTTCACGCCGTCGACGGCGAGACAGTACCTGAAACGGAAGCTGGCCGAGCGAGTCGGAGACCGACAGGAGCTGCTCATTCCGACCGGAGAGTCACCCTTCGAGAAGGCGAGCCTGAACCACTCCTAG